ATCTGGCGGCGAAAAAAAACGCGAAAAAGGCGATCGCAGCTAAGACAATATTGGGCAAGATGAGAATAGAACTATTAATTAATTCTTCAATTTTTGCCCATGCTGCTGCAATTGTTTCTTGGAAATTCATGGTTAATTTTGTTCGACTTAGGTTTCATTTTTTGAAGAGAGTATTGATTAATATAATTAAAACAACTGTTTTGTAAATCCATCTTAGGTTAGGTATTTTTCCTCCCCCAATTAATTACGCGCCAGAACTTATTGTTTTTACCCTCCCAGCCTCTCGGTAACATGAATTTCAACGATATTATTTCTTTCTGGGCTATTTGCTATCGCACTGGCATTAGTGCATTTCTTGGCAGGTAGGTTGCGCTTTTAAAAACTACCCCTCGTAACATTTGGCTATCGTTTGCCAGTGGAGTTTCAGTTGCCTACGTTTTCGTTCATAATTTTACCCGAACTTAGTCAAGCTCAAAAGACTGCTACGGGAGTAATGGGCGAAGCAGTGCTTTTTTTAGCTAATGTGGCAAGAAGCCCGACATCATAATCTTGGATTTGATGTTCGGATGAATTGCCAACAGGGTGTAGATCGGGTAACCGATTCGTAGTATGATAGTTTTAATTTTTGATAGGTCTGCATGGTAATGACATGGGCTGTTGATTCGGGGAATAGCGGTAAGAGGGATGTAGCTTTGTACGTGAACCCGACCCGCCGTAAGGGAATAACTTACGATCCAAGTAGCGATACCTGTACAAGTAAAATCCAAGTATTTTGACCTGCGGGACGCGGGGCAAAGCCTATCGCCTGGACTTAAGACCAAACTGTGCTTGCATGGAGAGGCAGACCTTTGGGTAGGAAGCCGACATCGTAATCTTTGATTCGATGTGGGTAGTTCACTATCGCGTCAAGGCAACCAAAGAGCAGGAAGAGACGTGAGAGAAACGGAGGTTTTTTGGCTGCACGTTGTTTCTTTTGCTCTCTACAATGGGCTAATTGGCTATCTGCTGGTACATCGGGAAGAACCAGGGTTTTTGAGTTTATGTTTCTTTTTCTTGGCAATGGCGTTGCATTTTGTGGTCAATAACTTTGGGTTACGAGAAAATCATAAACACGCCTATCATAATCTCGGTCGTTGGATACTAGCAGCAGCAATTATTTTTGGCTGGGTAATTGGGTGTCGTTTTTGGTCGTTTGCCTTAAATGCAGGGATCTATGCAATACTATTGCTGGCATTATAAAAGGGGGAGCCTGAATCGATAAAACTCTTCACTTTTTCTCTAGTCTGTGGGTGAAAGTGCCATCGGACTCAGTTTACAGATTGTTGAAATTAATTCTCATTTGCTTCTAAAATCTATTGTTAGTAGAGCGATCGCGCCAGATAGCTAATTATCCACCGCTAACAAATGAAAATACTTACAGAAGAACAATTATTAGAGCAAACTTTAAACACGAGAGGAACAAGAGAACTAATTTATAATGTCGATGGTTTTGATCGGATTGAAAATCTACAACATAGTTCATATCAAAGCAGTATCAAAATAGACTCAATGCCTTATATCGCAACAGTGATGATATCCAAGATGTCGATCAAAATATTGAGCGGTTTTATATTTCCGCTGTGGTGACTTAGAAGATTGGCGATCGCACTGACCTTAATTTTGAATTAGAATATCTTAACGAAGATCGACCACCTAGTTTTGGTGTTTCTGCCATTGGTGACGAGATTGCCGATGTTCCCCTGGATCGTATTACGAATGAAGCCGACGACTGGGCTTGGTCAGTTACGGGAAGAGCTACTCCTTTGTCATTAATCTTATTTTTCGTGCAAACCCCCAGAGTTATCGTCTCTTTGTTTGCTGGAGTCCTAGTCGATCGCTATAGTCGTAAACTGCTAATAATTATCAGCGATTTGGCAGCAGGGACTTCCACAATTGCTATTCTGGTACTTTTTTTTACCAACAATCTTGAAATATGGCATCTATACTGCACCGCAGCAGTAAATAGTCTGTTTGGCTTTCTTCAGGGGTTAGCTTACTCTTCCTCACTCTCTCTCATTGTTTCCCCGCAACATTACACCAGAGCTACCGCGTTTAATTCGGTTCAGATATCTGGGTCTTATATTTTAGCTCCTGCTTTGGCTGGAAGCTTATACCCTTTGATTAGTTTAAAAGGAATTTTGATTATCGATATTGCTACTTTATATTATGGCGATCGCAACTTTAATCATAGTCACAATTCCTCAACCTAGTCTGAGTCAGGTTACTCAGCATATTCGTAACCCAAAACAAGAGCTAACCTTTGGCTTGCGCTACCTATTTAGATATCCCCATTTGTTAGCAATTTTGTTTTTTTTGCTAATCAATAACTTAATTGACAGCGTTAATTTTGCCATTTTACCTGCAATGGTTTTAGCTCGCAGTAATAACAATCCGACAGTGTGGGGTAGACTTGTCAGCACCTTTGGTATTGGCGGTTTGCTCGGCGCAGCAACAATTAGTATTTGGAATATACCAAAACGTCGCATTCATGGATTATTACTCGGTAGTGCGATCTCGAAAGCAGGTTTAATTCTGCTATCAGTAACACAAGCCATATTTTTTCAACTGGCTGCTGCGGTTATTAGTGGTTTTTGCTGCCCGCGATCTGATTGCAGGTATTGCTACACCTTTAGGAGCTGCGGTCGCTGGTGTTTTAGCCGATCGCTTCTTTGAGCCAGCAATGAAGACTAATAGTAGCTTATCTAAGATTTTCGGCGGTATATTTGGCGCTCAAACTGGTGCGGGAATGGCATTGACGATCTCTTTAGTCTCTGGTTGCGGTTGTTGCGATCGCTATTGCTGGATATGCTTTTCCTCTTTATACGTAATTAGAGCTTAGAGCTAATTGACTAGCATTCACTATCTTAAGTTTTAAGTCTTAAGTGTTTAAAAACTTGAATTACGACGTGAATTTCTGCAAAGCCGAGGTAAATTTTGCTCAGAATGTTCCCTAGCGATAACAACTTCCCAAACTTCTGACCAGCGTTCTTCAATTAGAGTTCTCATTTTTTCTGA
Above is a genomic segment from Coleofasciculaceae cyanobacterium containing:
- a CDS encoding MFS transporter, producing MSLILFFVQTPRVIVSLFAGVLVDRYSRKLLIIISDLAAGTSTIAILVLFFTNNLEIWHLYCTAAVNSLFGFLQGLAYSSSLSLIVSPQHYTRATAFNSVQISGSYILAPALAGSLYPLISLKGILIIDIATLYYGDRNFNHSHNSST